One part of the Neoarius graeffei isolate fNeoGra1 chromosome 2, fNeoGra1.pri, whole genome shotgun sequence genome encodes these proteins:
- the LOC132871270 gene encoding trace amine-associated receptor 13c-like, which yields MNLMDLNQSDRCVNFSCPERSVSPAAYILLYVCSAALILLTVCGNLLVIISVFHFKQLHTPTNTLVLSLAVSDFFVGAFVMPPMLIWIIESCWIFGRDFCTSYSLINGFITIVSIYNIALIAVDRYLALSNPFLYMNHVSVRIILVVIIFDWGVGMVYNLALLYFNGIFMKVLLCPGECFYLVNEVWSVIDIVFSFIFPLSVIIILYTRVFVIAKKHASAIRELNNHTWSKTQKITSHSMKSERKAAKVLGILVSVFLVCLLPYFIYSLLGDVIEVQQATFHTVIFIMYLNSTMNPFIYALFYPWFRRCIKLIITLQIFQTDSALINVLS from the coding sequence ATGAACCTGATGGACTTGAACCAATCTGATCGCTGTGTGAATTTCTCCTGTCCAGAGAGATCTGTATCTCCTGCTGCTTATATCTTACTGTACGTGTGTTCAGCTGCTCTGATTCTTCTAACAGTGTGTGGAAATCTGCTCGTCATCATCTCTGTTTTTCACTTCAAGCAGCTTCACACACCAACAAACACACTCGTGCTCTCTCTGGCCGTGTCGGATTTCTTTGTTGGTGCTTTTGTAATGCCGCCGATGTTAATCTGGATAATCGAGTCATGCTGGATATTTGGGAGAGATTTCTGTACCAGTTATTCATTGATTAATGGTTTCATCACAATCGTGTCCATCTATAATATTGCTCTGATTGCTGTGGATCGATATTTGGCTCTCTCAAACCCCTTTCTCTACATGAACCATGTCTCTGTGAGGATTATTCTCGTTGTAATTATTTTTGACTGGGGTGTAGGGATGGTCTATAACTTGGCACTCTTATATTTCAATGGAATCTTCATGAAAGTTTTACTGTGTCCTGGAGAGTGTTTTTACTTAGTAAATGAGGTTTGGTCTGTAATTGATATTGTATTTTCATTTATCTTTCCACTTTCTGTCATAATCATATTGTATACTCGGGTTTTTGTGATTGCTAAGAAACATGCCAGTGCGATCAGAGAGCTTAATAATCACACATGGTCTAAAACACAGAAAATCACATCACACTCGATGAAATCTGAGAGAAAAGCAGCTAAAGTCCTCGGCATTTTAGTTTCTGTATTTCTGGTGTGTTtacttccatattttatttacagCTTATTAGGTGATGTTATTGAAGTCCAGCAAGCAACTTTTCATACAGTCATTTTCATAATGTATCTTAATTCCACCATGAATCCATTTATTTATGCTCTGTTTTATCCATGGTTTAGGAGGTGCATTAAATTAATTATCACTCTGCAAATATTCCAAACAGACTCTGCATTAATAAACGTACTTTCATGA
- the LOC132871279 gene encoding trace amine-associated receptor 13c-like — MNLMDLNQSDRCVNFSCPERSVSPAAYILLYVCSAAVVLLTVCGNLLVIISVFHFKQLHTPTNTLVLSLAVLDFFVGAFVMPPMLIWIIESCWIFGRDFCTSFLSINGFLTVVSIYNIALIAVDRYLALSNPFLYMNHVSVRIILVVIIFDWGVVMFYNLALLYFNGIFMKVLLCPGECFYLVNEVWSVIDIVFSFIFPLSVIIILYTRVFVIAKKHASAIRELNNHTRSKTQKITSHSMKSERKAAKVLGILVSVFLVCLLPYFIYSLLGDVIEVQQATFHTVIFIMYLNSTMNPFIYALFYPWFRRCIKLIITLQIFQTDSALINVLS; from the coding sequence ATGAACCTGATGGACTTGAACCAATCTGATCGCTGTGTGAATTTCTCCTGTCCAGAGAGATCTGTATCTCCTGCTGCTTATATCTTACTGTACGTGTGTTCAGCTGCTGTGGTTCTTCTAACAGTGTGTGGAAATCTGCTCGTCATCATCTCTGTTTTTCACTTCAAGCAGCTTCACACACCAACAAACACACTCGTGCTCTCTCTGGCCGTGTTGGATTTCTTTGTTGGTGCTTTTGTAATGCCGCCGATGTTAATCTGGATAATCGAGTCATGCTGGATATTTGGGAGAGATTTCTGTACCAGTTTTTTATCGATTAATGGATTCCTCACAGTCGTGTCCATCTATAATATTGCTCTGATTGCTGTGGATCGATATTTGGCTCTCTCAAACCCCTTTCTCTACATGAACCATGTCTCTGTGAGGATTATTCTCGTTGTAATTATTTTTGACTGGGGTGTAGTGATGTTCTATAACTTGGCACTCTTATATTTCAATGGAATCTTCATGAAAGTTTTACTGTGTCCTGGAGAGTGTTTTTACTTAGTAAATGAGGTTTGGTCTGTAATTGATATTGTATTTTCATTTATCTTTCCACTTTCTGTCATAATCATATTGTATACTCGGGTTTTTGTGATTGCTAAAAAACATGCCAGTGCGATCAGAGAGCTTAATAATCACACACGGTCTAAAACACAGAAAATCACATCACACTCGATGAAATCTGAGAGAAAAGCAGCTAAAGTCCTCGGCATTTTAGTTTCTGTATTTCTGGTGTGTTtacttccatattttatttacagCTTATTAGGTGATGTTATTGAAGTCCAGCAAGCAACTTTTCATACAGTCATTTTCATAATGTATCTTAATTCCACCATGAATCCATTTATTTATGCTCTGTTTTATCCATGGTTTAGGAGGTGCATTAAATTAATTATCACTCTGCAAATATTCCAAACAGACTCTGCATTAATAAACGTACTTTCATGA